Within Topomyia yanbarensis strain Yona2022 chromosome 2, ASM3024719v1, whole genome shotgun sequence, the genomic segment atgcccagttttgcctttctcatatagaaaggttatgcaatcactctgaaaaacgtcaacctaatcccggcccggagggccgagtgtcatatcccattcgactcagttcgtcgagatcggaaaaagtctgtatgtgtgtgtgtatgtatgtatgtgtgtgtatgtgtgtgtgtatgtgtgtgtgtatgtgtgtgtgtgtgtgtgtatgtatgtgcgtatgtgtcaaataatgtcactcatttttctcagagatggctggaccgatttgcccaaacttagtctcaaatgaaaggtgcaaccttcccatcggctgctattgaattttggatcgatcggaattctggttccggaattacgggtttcagagtgcggtcacacagaaatttctcatataaactataggaaaaattaaaaatagaatttttatttttgatgctaaatgtgttcaaggtgcatgaaacgtcgagatttgatgcaaactcgaaaaaaaaatttgactacgattcacttttttggattttggcacatttttgcctttctcatatagaaaggttatgcaatcactctgaaaaacgtcaacctaatcccggcccggagggccgagtgtcatatcccattcgactcagttcgtcgagatcggaaaaagtctgtatgtgtgtgtgtatgtgtgtatgtgtgtgtatgtgtgtgtgtgtgtatgtgcgtatgtgtcaaataatgtcactcatttttctcagagatggctggaccgatttgcccaaacttagtctcaaatgaaaggtgcaaccttcccatcggctgctattgaattttggatcgatcggaattctggttccggaattacgggtttcagagtgcggtcacacagaaatttctcatataaactataggaaaaattaaaaatagaatttttatttttgatgctaaatgtgttcaaggtgcatgaaacgtcgagatttgatgcaaactcgaaaaaaaaatttgactacgattcacttttttggattttggcacatttttgcctttctcatatagaaaggttatgcaatcactctgaaaaacgtcaacctaatcccggcctaaatttttttttcgactcgtttagggtttctgaattttaacaggggcgtagttgatggtttttcggagaggggttacaccccccatctactgttcgcgcccctcctttaaaaatctccttaaatcacccctcagaccaccaccccatccagccctcatactcctccctttcaaccccatcatctttaaaccaccactatatcacaaagcataccaatttaagctggggagtcgttcgttcatgggactttcgccctcttcacatacccagccccgcatgacaaaatgagttagcaagcagataacattgatctaatgctgattaggctaatggagtatgatatttttttgtttcaagtgtttcaccgtcgacacgtagctcatcaagttcgtggctggcatgccattgtgtataagtgcaaagtgtactaagaatgtaatggacatttccacgattatgttgaacataaaaagcctccgtgccatagtttagagaaatgagaaaggcacaattgcaccgctaggtggattaaaacaggtttttttctagtgcaagtaggattttaaaactattttttcttgaaaacggtgggatcaagaaacacgaaaagcaatttttcataaagataggtgcttccttcgcagtgctagaagctgctcaatttttaccttacaATGCTCAATATTAATAGAATATTAATAATAGTCCTCttgtgtggaaaacgtagccaaaggcactctaaattgataagttttgtcagttttcaataatattgcaacaaaacgaagatatatgaaaaattcatttttcgtcgtcaacgtaaactgtccctggcagcactgctcctatGGAATGCAATCAGgctaactgcaataacttcagttctagagctgatctagATGATTGTAGCTgctagtactcaaatgaaagacaatagtcacatttattagccttacttgtttctgtgagcaaatcttgcctcaatcaaaagttatagctgtttaaaaacgttgttgtccacaaacaacatgggcatgaatgggttaaccaTCCGATACAAATATATATGCTTGGTAAAGCTTGTTGATCATGCGGCTGTTCTGTTCTATTTCTTCTCCATTTCTTATTGTTTCGCGAGTATTAAGCGTATAATTCTTCACTCAGAAAAACACCAAACACTAGATAGTCTATCTCATTCAATGTCTACACCTAAAAGCCGTTAAGAGCCACAGGTTGTATTAACGATTTGTATAGAGCAAGCTTCGTAAGCGTCCAATGACTACGGGACTTTAGCTGACTGCTTCGTTATCTACTAGCGACCATTTACTCTATTCAATTATTCAGATACTAGCAGCCTTCTTTTTGAAATGCACTAACGCCTCTTTCACTCCTTTGCGATCGACTCCAATAATGCCGATTTCATTCATGATTCAGCCTTGTTGGCTCTCTTGACAAAAGTTTTCAAGACGCACCTTCAAATGGGTTGTTCAAAGTAAATATTAAATGACATCGCCATGCTTCAACCGATTAAACTTATATGATATTAATATGCGAGAAAGATACATATTGCAAATAAAATCTAAACGTAGATTTCAATACTGAAAATACTTCAACTTCGAGAAAAAAGATCTCCGCGCGCACTGACAAACTGCGTTCGCATAATTCATTAACCTAGCAACagcttttctttatttatttacagtAAATACAAAGGTTCACAGATCCGTTAAAGTTTTTAAAAGGTATGTAGCAAGAACTGTATGACGTCGACTAATAATAACAAATCTGAAGATCGGTTGAATAGGTTTTCGACTATCGTGATCATGGCAAAAGTACTTTAAGAAAAACACCATTTAAAGATAATCTACACGGAAAACAAATATCACAATTTTGTGAAATGAACGTTTTACGAAAACCGTAATCCTGAAATTCTGAATAatgaacctcgtattcatgaaactaattGTGTCCAACTAATTTGCCCCGAATATACACATGGCGTAACATTCGAATCTTTGGTtgagttactgtggttgttccctggacaagTTTAGTTTTCCTTGTGATTCTAGGTCATAATTTGGGGATACACAGCCAACAGTTACACGATGTTCACGATATTTTTGTCATTATTAGAGTAATTCATGTTTCTGATTCCAGGatcatagtcacgatttttgatattttttaaatcacgtgtaatttgatttatgttcatgatttcaggttcttagtcacgattttcgttatTTATATGCAGGTCATGGTGATATTTAATTCTtgagcttactttcgaatttggcacgtggagtaatgtgacttATGTTCATGTTATCAGCGGTTTTATAGTAAAGTTGGCAATTTCACGATGATTGattcttgttctgtgaactttATCATGCACACGATTTGCAgctctataatgtatttttggtacaCAGTGCAGTTTCTGTTTGCTGTTCAGACATTAGTTATCAAATGAATATCGACGTGCGAGGTCCTgaaagttttcttatatctactgctcgtacttATTACGTATGGTCGCCAGCAGCTGGACATATATGATATTTCATGAAATAGTGCATGGAACATGAataattccacgaataatactccaaattttgtgaaatagttcacgtgaagaTTTCATGACCTTGttacataaaattgaaaatgattagggatattgtctaaatatcacaagcattcAAGATAAATCGTAAATCATGTGCTAGGCATCATGagtcagttcacgtatacatgaataatattctagaatttcttgaacaatttcacgagcacgaatggcaAGTCGTGACTATtctactaggaatcatgaaccagttcacaaatacatgaataatattttatgatttcgtgaactatttcacgaacacgaATGGTCAGTTGTGAGTATTATACTGGGAATCATGAACatgttcacgaatacatgaataataatcaaaattttgtgaactttttcacgagcatgaaaattttaggaatcatgaattagttcacgaagaTGGAATCTATTCATGAATAAATTTCCtagtttcatgaaatagttcacgaggaaATATTcagactgttttgattttgtgaactaatgctcctaaatctatgaataaaatctacaatcaacctttggttttatgaacaatgttcataaagttgtgaactagttcacgtacagaaaatcgatttgctaATAACACGGCGGAAACCGTGATTGAAttatacaaaacaaaaataaatttttccactaataaaagcgttatgcgggcaaaattgaacataattacaaAACTTATTATTTTTGGCCatagtcctgttttcgtaacgtaaacacgtgattgttccagaattcatagcACATTATTCACGATTGCCGTAGATATTATGCATGCTCGTGACCATCTTTCGCTCAAAGTTTTCCATAGTTTACCATTTGCTTACAATACTTGTACAAAGTTATCTGCCCTTCGTGGTTACATAGCGTGGTATGTTTAACTTTAGTTCCGTTATGTTTGAATTGTATAGTCAAATAGGAGAGAGTCCTTTGACTCACATCCTCATCGCAAGAACACCATTGGGGTACGCGGTTATATGGCATGTAACGTTGcttcaatataataattttCTATATGCACGAGAATCACAATTTCCAACACAGTCACATTTAACCACATGCTTTTGGTTTTTGCTAAACAAATCTTTCTGCTTAGCTCTACATGTTGAATGATATCAGTACTGCATTGGTATGTAGGTGATGATACCGAAGCTAGGTATAGGCTTTCGTAagcttaagctccattttcatgTTCAGAAAATATTCCACCTCTCGAAGACTCGATTGTAAAGAAACAAATACAAAGTCAATGACTGCGGTGTTGGATcggagacaatgcacactagatcaaGAGGCAGCTAGCTGTCGTTCACTTCGCTCGTTTGTACCTCTGACTCGGGCAGAAATACTGAGCAGGTAGACAATCACTAttgttcttttttctttttactaATCGGGTAGTCGATTTCGCAATTGCTTTTTTTATTCTGATGTTCTACTGTTGTTGTTAAATGTTAATAACTGTACTGTTACAAAACAATTTACCATATCTGAATTTTCAATATGTTTTCTTCGATTGtagaaatagttttctgtttgatgtcgtagtgcaatttgtaaaaaaaattaccaaaacataatcattaatcgcaacatcacaacatcaagttgaGTTTTAAAATCCACATACAATAGaggaaatttccatttcgcaaAGCCATGCCAGAAGGGCTTTCAGGcgaatgtaattttcatatcaacttttgaatagggttaatgtgatttgtaaacaaactttcttttgttttgctgatttctcttaatttgctaTAAGTTCAAAGTAGAAAACAGTTGAAATTGCTTCTACGAAGGGTGAAGATGTGggttaatatatatttttcatgaaattccactcggAAGCAGAATAATGAGCAAAACTATTTGGTTTACAAAAATTTCCTTTAGTCCTTAAGTATTgatattgatttgtattaaaatGGACAACAAGATATCGAGCCATCATCATTCACTAGTTTACGCTTAGCAATTCAACAGTCTACCCCGATGATagactagaaactagaaacacACCGCTAGTTTACAGAAAAGCAGAATAACAGTTGTTAaagatgaaaatggagcttGAGCTTACGGTGTCTCAAATTCAACAACGTGATACTAGAaatgtagtactaataacgttcgGTATGCTCTTCGAGGCAAATCACTAGTAATGAACAACGTGTAACACGATATCGGAATATATGGACAAGGATATGACTGAAATTCGCTTACATGATTTAACGCCGCGCACCAGCTTTGAGGACATTACAAATTCATGTCGAAATACATAgaagtggattttttttaagaatgaACAGCGAATGCAAATCTGCTCAAGGTATCACCTATATTCAATGAACGCTATGCACACACTCTGGTCAAACGCCGACGTGCCAGTTTCGCAACCAGATGGCACACGACGATAAACGATGCGCCAAAACTGCTAAAGTAAATGGATCTATTGCAGCACACACTAACAAATAGCCTTAGACTGCTAAATCACAGGTGGCCGATCAAACAATAATCATTTCTGACCCTTAACCAATATCCAGTACATCTAGCGAAAGAGCAACCAAAATAGAAGACGGATACACCAAGGTCACTCAGAAACACATAAAGAttagaaaataaacaacagtGAAAGCCAAAGCAGCTCTAGCGACAGCGACATGGATGTACACGAGAGCGAGGGATAGGGCAAACTGAACCAGCAGCAGATGGTTAAGTTATTTCAGTATAAGAAAACATCGAAGAACAGCGTGTACTGTAATGTTCCTATATTGATTCCTTCTATGACTCCTGATTTGTAGCTAATCTGAAAAGAAACGGGCAAACCAAGCATTTTGGCTAACAAATTCCAGTCGTCGTTCAGATTTTCTGATGGTCTACTCGGCTGAGGCGACCTTTTAATTGGGATTCTTAGCATTTCACTGATTTAAGAATATTCCTCACTTAACGAAATGGAGATTCTCCtccaattaaaaaaatgagttcATCTCTCAAGGACATTTTAGCTTCATATTGGAGTTAATATTTTTAAGAAAACTgcaaaagaaaattaataaaacaagtaGCACAAATTCAAGTGGATGTCGATTCAATCACAATAATGTTGTTTTTTCTAAGTCGTTGGCCAACTGATTGAAATCCGAATCTTACTGACGACTTTATAAAGTTGGTACACCAGGCTCAATATTAGTTGAAATATCTGTAGATTTTACTCAAGGACAATTGCTCTTTGGTTTATTCGTTATAGATTTATCCAACTTTTCAAAGCGCTTAGATGTTTCTGTCCAGTTCTGCCCGGTCTATTCATTTCGTACTTTCAAACTTCCTTGATTCTGAGATATTCTTCATTCTTCCAATTCTGCAGAGATACTCAAAAACCCATCAGCGTCAACTTGGAAGCGTGCAGTACGAAGGAACTCTCACCACTGCCCATAAAGCTCAAAAGAAGCGCCTAAGCGAAACCGTTTCTCGTCAACTGCGGTTGAAGATCATTCGAAAAATCAAGGCTGATCCCACTACCTGGGATGAAACTCGAtggatttgtttttgttaacgATTAAATTTATGAGAATTTCGGCAAATCCCAGGGCATAAATTTCACAAGGCTCCTGCTCGTGGCAAGATTCCTAGAAGATTCAATTTGGGTTTCGTAACcaaattcataaaaataaatgatTTGGCAAGGTATCTGTTCCTGAGGCAAGAAAACGAAAATCTTTGTAACGGGTAAGACTCTGAATTTCGAAGCGTTTTTATCATGCAGTAAGTCCTATGATGGCACCGTTATGTTTTGATCAGATATAGACAGCTGTAGTAATAGCAGGGACGTGCTACAATGGTACAACGACAATAGTGTCAAATCCTGCCTGTTGAATCCGCCATTTTGTTACGATAATGAAGCGAAAACTGAAGATAAAGGGAATAGTCACTAGCGACATTGATCGTCACTGAAGAAGATGTGTGCTGGCTGAtggaaacaccaaaaattttttttttcgaaataacggtcagtaaatgttttagttattttcatgaatgaatttatattttattttacaaattatttgaaTTGCATAGTCCAATGTCTGAATCACTCATTCGTTTGCAGCGAGTACTTCTACAAACGACCGCATTGCTTTCCCTAATTGACTTGAAATTATCCCTACTGCCGCATAGATGTCTCAGCTAATTCCCAACAGATTACGATCACGAACCGTAGATTGTACAATCAAAGCTCACTTGTTGATAAGAAATATAAAATCAGTCGCAGTTACCGAAAGATTTCAGTAAATGCCAAGTTCTCGTATCGATAAAGTTCCTTCGAAATGAACTCAAAACTAAGTTTTCTGTTGGTTGCTGTATGTTTTGCAATTGTAGTGGTAGCGGAAGAGGACTACATCACAAAATATGATAATATCGATCTGGACGAAGTGTTCAAGAGTACCCGCCTTTTAACGAACTACATGAACTGCTTGAAAAACCGCGGACCCTGCACTCCAGATGGAAAGGAATTGAAAGGTATGCTCGAAAGCGTCCTGATTTGCCATCTACTTACATATACTTTCGACATTTACAGAAAAACTTCCGGATGCACTTGAAAACGATTGCATACACTGTTCCGAGAAGCAGAAGCAGGGAGCCGACAAAGTAATTCACTTCATTATTGAAAACCTGGAGGAGGATTTTAAAGTTCTAGAATCACTGTACGACCCGACTGGGGAGTATCGACGCAAGTATCTGGACGATCGACAAAAGTTCCGACAGCCGACGAGCGAAGAAACCACCACCGCCACCATGCCGGACGTTGCGAGTTCCTCCGAGGAAGCAGTAAATGGTGAAGATCATGGCCAGTCTGGGGGACGCTAACAATTGGATAAGGCGATGAATTGCCGCCATGAAATG encodes:
- the LOC131679309 gene encoding uncharacterized protein LOC131679309 gives rise to the protein MKFLIVAVLALVSIVSVQSQNKYTTKYDGVNLDEILKSDRLFNNYYKCLMDQGRCTPDGNELKRVLPDALKTACEKCSEKQKEGTERVLQYLITNRPKQWAALQQKYDPDNVYVNSYREEAKNRDIKVYSFEMNSKLSFLLVAVCFAIVVVAEEDYITKYDNIDLDEVFKSTRLLTNYMNCLKNRGPCTPDGKELKEKLPDALENDCIHCSEKQKQGADKVIHFIIENLEEDFKVLESLYDPTGEYRRKYLDDRQKFRQPTSEETTTATMPDVASSSEEAVNGEDHGQSGGR